GGACCCGGGCGCGGCTCTGGCCTACGCCTACGACATCGTGTGCAACGGCAATGAGATCGGCGGAGGTTCCATCCGCATCCACCGCAAGGATGTGCAGGAGCGCGTCTTCAAGATCATGGGCATCAGCGAGGAAGAGGCCGAGGAGAAGTTCGGCTTCCTCCTCGAAGCCTTCAAGTTCGGTGCACCACCGCACGGCGGAATCGCCTTCGGCTGGGACCGCATCGTGTCCCTGCTCGCCGGCGTCGACTCGATCCGTGAGGTCATCGCCTTCCCGAAGTCCGGCGGCGGTTTCGATCCGCTGACGCAGGCACCGGCCCCGATCACCGACGCCCAGCGCGCCGAGGCCGGAGTCGACTTCGAACCGGAAGACGACGACGCCGAGGCCTGATGAGCCAAGAACCCAATCTGTTCTCCGACGGCCCGGACCAGGAAACACCTGGTCCGGGCTTCGCCGGTTCCCCCGGGACATCCTCGGGCCGCGCCCTGGACCCGCTCGCGGTGCGGATGCGACCGCGGACCCTGGCCGAGGTCGTCGGCCAGGAGCACCTGACCTTCCCCGGATCCCCGCTCAACCAGCTCGTCGAAGCCAGCGGGGGAGATCGGGCGGGCGCCTCCTCGGTGATCCTGTGGGGTCCGCCCGGGGTCGGGAAGACCACTCTGGCTCATGTCATCTCCCACGCCCCGGGCCGCACCTTCGTCGAACTCTCGGCCATCACCGCAGGCGTCAAGGACGTGCGCCAGGTGATCGAGAACGCCCGCCGTGAACGGGAGATGTACGGTCGCACGACGGTGCTGTTCCTCGACGAGATCCACCGTTTCTCCAAAGCTCAGCAGGACGCCCTGCTGCCGGCGGTGGAGAACCGTCTCGTCGTGCTCGTGGCCGCGACCACGGAGAATCCGTCGTTCTCCGTCATCTCACCTCTGCTGTCGCGGTCGCTCATGCTCACCCTGCGTCCGCTCGACGACGGAGCTGTCGGGAATCTGCTCGACCGTGCCGTCGCATCCGACCGCGGGCTGGCCGGGCAGTTCACCCTCACTGAGGAGGCCCGGAACTTCATCGTCCGCATCGCCGGAGCCGATGCCCGCCGGTCGCTGACCGTCCTCGAGGCCGCCGCCGGAATCGCCGCCGCCCAAACGGAGGAGACGGGCGACGAGCCGATCTCGATCACCGAATCCGCCTGCGCCGAGGCGAGCAGCGAGACCGTTCTGCGCTATGACAGGAACGGCGACCAGCACTATGACGTGGTCTCCGCGTTCATCAAATCCATCCGCGGCTCCGATGTCGACGCTGCCCTGCACTATCTTGCGCGCATGATCGTCGCCGGTGAGGACCCGCGCTTCATCGCTCGACGGGTCGTCATCTCCGCGGCCGAGGACATCGGAATGGCCGATCCGCAGGCGCTGCCGATCGCGGTGGCCGCCTCGACGGCGGTGCAGAACATCGGCATGCCCGAAGGACGGATCCCGCTCGCCGAAGCGGTCACCTATCTCGCCCTGGCCCCGAAGTCGAACGCGAGCTACCGCGCCCTGGATGCCGCGATCGCCGATGTGAAGAACGGGCTCGCCGGACAGGTGCCGATGCATCTGCGCGACGCCCACTATCCGGGGGCGAAGGAGCTCGGCCACGGTGAGGGCTACAAATACTCGCATGACTATCCGCACGGGGTCGCCGATCAGGAGTATCTGCCCGAGACTCTGCGCGGGAAGCGCTACTACACGCCGAGCACGAACGGGATGGAACGCAGCATGACAGAAAGGCTCGAAAACCTCCGGCGGCTGCTGCGGCCCTGATAGCTTTGTAGTCAGACGCGGTGACGGACACAGCCGTCGCGGACGGCGCCGATCGAGGAGGACGGCATGGCAGAGATCGTCATCACCACCGCCGCCGCGCTGACGCTCGGACTCATCGCCCATGAGCTGCGCATCCCGCCGCTCGTCGGCTTCCTTGCTGCCGGGTTCCTCCTGCACCTCTTCGGCTTCACCGCCTTCGCTGGACTGCAGCAGGTCTCGGACATCGGGGTCGTCCTGCTCCTGTTCACCATCGGACTGAAATTCGACCTGCGCTCCCTTCTCCAACCCGAAGCCCACGGCACTGCGGCGCTGCACATGATCACGGTGGTCCTCCTCGGCGCCGGGACGATCGGAGCTGCCGCCGCCATCGGCATCGTCAGCGTCGGCGGGGGAGTGGGCACCCTGGCGCTGCTGGGCTTCGCTCTCTCGTTCTCCTCCACAGTGCTCGTGGTCAAAGTGCTCGAAGACCGCTCCGACGATGGGTCCTACTACGGTCAGATCGCCATCGCGATCCTCGTCCTCCAGGACCTCGCAGCGGTCGCCTTCATCACGATCGCAGGCGAGGAGCCGCCGAGCCCGTGGGCCTTCGCTCTTGTTCTGATCGTCCCCGCCGTCTGGGTGCTGCGGCGGATCCTCGACCGCGCCGGACGCGGTGAGCTTCTCGTCCTCTTCGGCGTCGTCATGGCCTTGGGACCCGGGTACGTCGCCTTCGAATCCGTCGGCATCCACGGAGACCTCGGGGCCCTGGTGCTCGGACTGCTCTTCTCCACCCACCCGCGAGCCGTGGAAATGTCGAAGGCACTCTTCAGCGTCAAAGAGCTCTTCCTCGTCGGGTTCTTCGTCGTCATCGGACTCCAAGCGGTCCCCACCTGGTCGGATCTGCTCATGGCGCTGCTGCTGTGCGTCGTGCTGCTGCCGTTCAACTTCGCGAGCTTCTACCTCATGGGGAGGCTCTTCGGTCTGCGCAACCGCACGAGCGTGCGCACCAGCCTGGCCCTGAGCAACTTCTCCGAATTCGCGCTCATCGTCGTCGCTGTCGGCGTCGAGAACAGTCTCTTCGAGGACAGCTGGCTGACTATCATCGCCTTCGCTGTGGCCCTGGGTATGATCGGCTCCTCCCTGGCCAATGCCTACAGCCTCCAGATCGTCGCGAAGCTCGACGTGATCCTTCCGGATGAGAATGAGAGTCGGCTGCGGGCGAACGACAAGCCTCTGGACACCGGAGACGCGGAAGTCGTCGTCCTCGGCATGGGGCGCATCGGCCGCGGCGCCTACGAACGCTTCGTCGAACGCGGGGACCGCAGCGTCATCGGCATCGACAATGACCTCACCGTCGTCGAAGCCCTGCGCGCCGACGACTTCAACGTGCTCGAAGGTGACGCCACCGACCACGAATTCTGGCACCGCCTCGTCGTCGGCGGCAGCGCCCACACCGTGGTGCTGGCCATGGCGCTGCACGATTCGAACACCTTCGCCCTCGAACAGCTGCGCATCGCCGGCTTCCCCGGGACCATCGCCGCCGTCGTCCAACGCCCCGACCAGGCAGCGCATTTCGGCCGCGCCGGAGTCCACGCGGTGATCAACATCTACAGCGGATCCGGAGCGGCCGTGGCCGATGCCGCTATCGACAGCCACGAAGACGGCCGCCGGCAGTGAAAGCGGTCGGCTCGGATCGACCGGTCGCTCGGGGGACGCCGTCGGAAGCAGTCGGGAAGATCACAGCGGCGATCGCGCGGATCCGCTTTGCGACGGGCGACTTCCACCCGCTAAGATAGACAGCTGTTGTGCCTGCACCCTAAAGGCGGTCGGTGCGAGCGGATCTCGACGCTCAATCCCTCTTTCCCATCCGGGGAAACAACAGTCGCGTTCGGGGCGAGAACCTTTTGGGCCCTTCGCGACAGAACACATTGATGAAAGGTAATACAGTGCCAGCACCAGCACGTAATCGCCGCATGACGCGCCTCTCGCGCGCACTCGGCATTGCTCTGACACCCAAGGCCGAGAAGTACTTCGAGCGTCGCCCGTACCCTCCAGGTGAGCACGGACGCGCCCGTCGTCGCAACGACAGCGACTACTCGGTCCGCCTCAAGGAGAAGCAGCGTCTGCGCGCGCAGTACGGCATCCGTGAGGCCCAGATGCTCAAGACCTACAAGGAAGCCAACCGTCTTCCCGGCCTGACCGGTGAGACCATGGTCGAGCTCCTCGAATCGCGTCTCGACGCCCTCGTCCTGCGTTCGGGCTTCGCCCGCACCATGGCCCAGGCCCGTCAGTTCGTCGTCCACCGTCACATCACGGTCGACGGACAGCGCGTGGACCGTCCCTCCTTCCGCGTGAAGGAAGGCCAGACCATCCAGGTGCACGAGCGTTCGGCTTCGATGGATCCGTTCCAGGTCGCCGCCGCCGGTGGTCACAAGGACGTCCTGCCCGCAACGCCGGGCTACCTCAACGTGAACCTCGAGGGTCTGCAGGCAACCCTGCTGCGCGCCCCGAAGCGCGAAGAGGTGCCGATCACCTGTGACGTTCAGCTCGTCGTCGAGTTCTACTCGCGCTGATCTGCTGAACACAGCACAGCGCGCCACCACGACTGCCCGGAGCCTTTTGGTTCCGGGCAGTCGTGTATTCACGGCACGCCGCGCCATCTCGCATATTGCGACTGACCCATTAAACTAGTCCCTGGTAAGTGCGGGTACGCACGAGTAGGTGTCGCGTCGGGCTCAATAGCAGGGCGACGCACGGGCAATATCTGAAAGGCCTTGGATTGAAGACGGCAGAGATCAAACAACGCTGGTTGGACTACTTCGAAGCGAACGGGCACACCGTGGTCCCCTCGGCGTCGGTGATCAGCTCCGATCCGTCCATCCTGTTCAACATCGCGGGAATGGTGCAGTTCATTCCCTACCTCACCGGTCGTGAGCCGGCGCCGTTCAACCGTGCCACCAGCGTGCAGAAGTGCGTGCGCACCGGAGACATCGAAGAGGTCGGCAAGACGACCCGCCATGGCACCTTCTTCCAGATGAACGGCAACTTCTCGTTCGGCGACTACTTCAAGCGCGACGCCATCAAGTTCGCCTGGGGGCTGCTGACGAACCCCGTCGCCGAGGGCGGACTGGGCTTCGACCCGGAACTGCTGTGGGCGACGGTGCACGAGGACGATTCCGAAACCATCGACATGTGGCTCGAAGAGACTTCCATTCCCCGTGAGCGCGTCCAGCTGCGTGACAACGAAGACAACTTCTGGCACACCGGACAGCCCGGTCCCGGCGGCTACTGCTCCGAGATCTACTTCGACCGCGGCCCCGACTACGGTGTCGAGGGCGGGCCTGTGGCCGACGAAGACCGCTACATCGAGATCTGGAACCTCGTGTTCATGGAGTTCGAACTCTCCGAGGTCCGTTCGAAGGTCGATTTCGACATCGCCGGCGACCTGCCCGCGAAGAACATCGATACCGGAATGGGACTCGAACGTGTGGCCTTCCTGCTCCAGGGCGTGGAGAACATGTACGAGATCGACGAGGTCTTCCCCGTCATCGAGGCCGCCAGCCGACTGGCCGGTCGGGCCTACGGCGAGGACGAGCACGCCGATGTGCAGCTGCGCGTCGTCGCCGACCACGTCCGCTCGGCCCTGATCATCATCGGCGACGGAGTGCGCCCCGGCAACGAAGGCCGCGGCTACATCCTCCGCCGCCTGCTCCGCCGCGCCGTGCGAGCCATGCGCCTGCTCGGCGTCAAGGAAGAAGTCCTGCCCGAGCTGCTGCCTGTGTCCATGCAGGCCATGAAGCTGTCCTACCCGGAACTCGAAACCGACTTCGACCGAATCTCCCGGGTCGCCTTCGCCGAGGAGAAGGCGTTCCTGCGGACCCTCGAATCCGGCACCCAGCTGTTCGCCAATGCCGCACAGTCGCTGAGCGGTGACGACAAGACCATCAGCGGAGACATCGCCTTCGCCCTCCACGACACCCATGGTTTTCCCATCGACCTCACCCTCGAAATGGCATCCGAGGCCGGACTGAACGTCGACGAGTCCGGGTTCCGTGAGCTGATGAGCGAGCAGCGCACCCGCGCGAAGGCCGATGCCAAGGCGAAGAAGGGCGGCGGCCACGCCGACCTGTCGGCTTATTCGGCCCTGCTCGACGAAGGCACCAGCGAATTCGTCGGCTATGACCGACTCGAGGCCGACTCCCGCGTGCGCGGCATCGTCGTCGACGGCGTCGCCACCGAGGTGCTCACCACCGGCCAGATTGGCGACGTCGTTCTCGACCTCACCCCGTTCTACGCCGAGTCCGGCGGTCAGCGCGCCGATGTCGGCCTCATCTCCGGCCACGGCTTCACCGCCCGCGTCAGCGACGTGCAGAACCCGGTCAAAGGTCTGCCGGCCCACCGGGTCGAGGTCGTCGACGGTGAGCTGCGCGTCGGTGACGAAGTGCTCGCCGCCGTCGACCACGACCACCGGTTCCAAGGTGCCCAGGCCCACACCGCCACCCATCTCGTCCACGCTGCGCTGCGCGAGATCCTCGGCAGCCACGCCGTGCAGGCCGGCTCGCTCAACCAGCCCGGATACATGCGCTTCGACTACTCGTTCCCCGAAGCCCCGAGCCCCCAGATGCGATCCGAGATCGAAGAGGTTGCGAACCTCGCGGTACGCTCGAACTACGAAGTCGGCACCGAATACATGTCCTTCGACGACGCGAAGAAGTCCGGGGCCATGGCGCTCTTCGGCGAGAAGTATCCGAACGTCGTGCGCGTCGTCGACATCGGCGGACCCTTCTCCCGCGAACTCTGCGGCGGCACCCACGTCGGCGCATCCGCCGAAGTCGGCCCGATCTCCGTGCTCTCCGAAGCCTCCGTCGGCTCCGGAGTCCGGCGCATCGAAGCTGCTGTCGGCATGGACGCCTTCCGGTCGCTGGCCGCCGAGCGAACCATCGTGTCCTCGCTCTCGGAGATGCTCAAGGTCCCCGGTACCGATGTCACCTCACGCGTGTCCGACCTGATGAGCCGGCTCAAGGACGCAGAGAAGGAGATCGCCCGACTCAATGCTCAGCAGCTGCTGGCCTCGGCCGGGAAGTTCCTCGACGAAGCGCAGATCGTGGGCCAGACCCTCTTCGTTCAGGCCGAGCTCGGCGACATCGCCAATGCCGGAGACATCCGCACGCTGGTCACCGACCTGCGCAACCGCGTCTCCGACCGTCAGGCCGTGATCGTCGGCATCGGCGTCAGCAACGGAAAGCCCGTCGTCGTCATCGCCACTACCGAGGCGGCTCGTTCCGTGGGACTGCAGGCCGGCAAGCTCGTGTCGCTGGCCTGCGGCGAACTCGGCGGCGGAGGCGGCGGCAAGCCCGACCTCGCTCAGGGCGGGGGCAGCAACCCTGCGGCGATCCCGTCTGCCATCGCGGCGGTCAAGGCAGCCATCCAGTGAGTTTCCGCCGAGGTCGCCGGCTGGGTCTCGATATCGGTTCCGTGCGGATCGGTGTAGCCTCCAGCGATCCCGGCGGGATTCTGGCCACTCCGCTCACCGTCGTCCGTCGCAGTGACGAACCGGCGGCGCTGAGGCAGCTGCGCGACATCGTCGACGAATACGAACCCATCGAACTCCTGGTGGGGGACCCGAAGTCCCTCGACGGAGCCGCCCGGGCCGCAGCCACCTCGGCGTTGGAATTCGCCCGTCGGATCGCCAAAGCCACCGGCACTTCGGTCCGGCTCGTCGACGAACGATTCAGCACGGTCGAGGCTCACCATGCCCTCGCTGCGGCTGGGAAGTCATCACGCCAGCGACGTGAGATCGTCGACGCCCAAGCCGCCGTGATCATCCTCCAGAATGCCCTCGAGTACGAACACAACACCGGTGTTCCCGCCGGTCGTGAGATGCCCGACGAGGAGAACGACGAATGATTCCCATCACCGAAGAGTTCTCGTCCGACGAAGGACTGACCCGCGCAGAAGTCCGCGCGAAGAAGCGGCGCAGGATGATGCGCCGGCGTCGGACGACGACGATCGTGATCATCTGCATCCTCGTCTTCGGCATCGGGGGATTCTTCGGCGTGCGTGCCGCCGGGGGAGTCTTCGACGACTTGTTCGGACCCAAAGGCGACTACGAGGGCCAGGGCACGAACGAGGTCTCGATCGAGATCGCTCCCGGGTCCTCGGCCCGCACTGTCGCCAACCAGCTCGTCGAAGCCGGAGTGATCATGAACTCCGAACCCTTCCTCGACGAGGTCGAACGCCGTGACGCGACCATCCAGGCCGGAACCTGGACGATGCGGGAGAAGATGAGCTCGAAGGCCGCTGTCGAAGCGCTCATCCATCCCATCGCCCCGCCGAAGATCACGGTCGCCGAAGGCAAACAGGTCGAAGAGATCAAGTCGATCATGATCGAATCGGGGATGAACACCGATGAGGTCGACAAGGCCATCGATGACAAGACCCCGCAGGACTACGGGCTCGATATCGATGCCCCGAGCCTCGAAGGCTACCTGTACCCGGCGACGTACGAACTGAACAAGCAGAAGACCGCCGAGGATGTCGTCCAGGAGATGGTCGACAAGACCGAGACCGAACTCGACGAACTGGGAATCGAGAGCAAAGACGCCAACCGCATCCTCACCTTGGCCAGCCTCGTGGAGAAGGAGTCTCCGGGCGACCCCGAAGTGCGCTCGAAGGTGGCCAGGTCCTTCCTCAACCGCATCTCCGACAAATCGCAGACCGGGGGACTGCTCCAATCGGATGCGACCGTGGCCTATATCCACGGAGCACGCTCCGACCTGACGACGACGAAGAAGGAACGCCAGTCGGACTCGCCGTACAACACCTACAAGAAGAAGGGGCTGCCTCCCGGCCCCATCAACTCGCCGAGCAAGGGCGCTGTCGAGGCAGCGCTCAATCCCGCCGACGGCGATTGGCAGTTCTTCGTCGCGACGAACCCGGACACGGGCGAGACGAAGTTCGCCGACAACTACGAGGACCACAAGAAGAACGTCGAGATCTACCGCAAGTGGCTGCGTGAGCACCGCAAGGACAACGGATAGCCAGTGAGGATCCTCGCCGCAGTGCTCGGTTCCCCGATCGCACATTCGAAATCCCCGCTGCTCCACCGCGCCGCCTTTGCGGCTCTCGGCATGGAGTCGAGCGAATACTCCCGGTTCGAGCTCGAAGCTGCTGAGCTCGAAGGCTTCCTCGACTCCCATCCCGACCACATCGGGTTCTCACTGACGATGCCGCTGAAGGACCGACTCGTCACCCTGGCCGCCGAACGCGGGTGGAGTGTCGACGAGACGGCGGCACTGACTGCGGCCGGCAATACCCTCGTCCGCGGCAAGGACCAGGTGCGGGTGGCGAACACCGATGTCCGCGGAATCGTGCGCGCCATCGCCCCGCACATGGAATCGGATCCGTCCGCGGCCGATGGTGCGGGAGCCGGACGGGCGACGATCCTCGGCGCCGGGGCCACGGCCGCCTCGGCGCTGGTGGCCTGCCGCGATCTCGGGATCACTCACGTCGACTTCCGCGTCCGCAACCCCGACCGTGCACGCCGGGTCCTCGACCTGGCCGAGCGGATCGGACTGACTGCCTCGGTGGGGGACCTGGTCCGGGTCGCGCCGTCGGCGATCGTCATCTCCACCCTCCCCGCCGAGGCGGCCCCGAACCCGATCTGGGAGGCACCGGTCCCCGGTGGGGTCGTCCTCGACGTCGCCTACGCCGCGGAGTCGGTGTTCCTCACCGCGGCCGCAGCGCATGGCCTGCACCCCGTCGACGGCACGGCGATGCTCGTCGAACAGGCTGTCGCCCAGTTCGAGATGTTCCTCGCCGCCGCCGAGGTCGACGACTCAGCGATGATTGCGAACCTGCCCTCGTCGGAGAACCTGCCTGCAGGTGATGACCTGACCGCGCGGGTCGCAGCGGCCATGTACGCAGCGCTCGAGGGCCCGCCCGCCCGGGCTCAGGACTGAACCGGGGATCGCGATGGACACCGGAGTGCTGCACGGGTTGACCATCGTCGTCACGGTTCTGGCCGCCCTTGCCTGCGGCCTCATGCTTGCCAAAACCCCGCGGGTCTGGCTCAACGACTCCGCACACCTGCAGCTGTGGCAGGACTCCAGCTGGGCGCGCGGACCGGGTCCAATG
Above is a window of Brevibacterium siliguriense DNA encoding:
- a CDS encoding replication-associated recombination protein A, whose amino-acid sequence is MSQEPNLFSDGPDQETPGPGFAGSPGTSSGRALDPLAVRMRPRTLAEVVGQEHLTFPGSPLNQLVEASGGDRAGASSVILWGPPGVGKTTLAHVISHAPGRTFVELSAITAGVKDVRQVIENARREREMYGRTTVLFLDEIHRFSKAQQDALLPAVENRLVVLVAATTENPSFSVISPLLSRSLMLTLRPLDDGAVGNLLDRAVASDRGLAGQFTLTEEARNFIVRIAGADARRSLTVLEAAAGIAAAQTEETGDEPISITESACAEASSETVLRYDRNGDQHYDVVSAFIKSIRGSDVDAALHYLARMIVAGEDPRFIARRVVISAAEDIGMADPQALPIAVAASTAVQNIGMPEGRIPLAEAVTYLALAPKSNASYRALDAAIADVKNGLAGQVPMHLRDAHYPGAKELGHGEGYKYSHDYPHGVADQEYLPETLRGKRYYTPSTNGMERSMTERLENLRRLLRP
- the rpsD gene encoding 30S ribosomal protein S4 — encoded protein: MKGNTVPAPARNRRMTRLSRALGIALTPKAEKYFERRPYPPGEHGRARRRNDSDYSVRLKEKQRLRAQYGIREAQMLKTYKEANRLPGLTGETMVELLESRLDALVLRSGFARTMAQARQFVVHRHITVDGQRVDRPSFRVKEGQTIQVHERSASMDPFQVAAAGGHKDVLPATPGYLNVNLEGLQATLLRAPKREEVPITCDVQLVVEFYSR
- the mltG gene encoding endolytic transglycosylase MltG, translating into MIPITEEFSSDEGLTRAEVRAKKRRRMMRRRRTTTIVIICILVFGIGGFFGVRAAGGVFDDLFGPKGDYEGQGTNEVSIEIAPGSSARTVANQLVEAGVIMNSEPFLDEVERRDATIQAGTWTMREKMSSKAAVEALIHPIAPPKITVAEGKQVEEIKSIMIESGMNTDEVDKAIDDKTPQDYGLDIDAPSLEGYLYPATYELNKQKTAEDVVQEMVDKTETELDELGIESKDANRILTLASLVEKESPGDPEVRSKVARSFLNRISDKSQTGGLLQSDATVAYIHGARSDLTTTKKERQSDSPYNTYKKKGLPPGPINSPSKGAVEAALNPADGDWQFFVATNPDTGETKFADNYEDHKKNVEIYRKWLREHRKDNG
- a CDS encoding cation:proton antiporter family protein, whose protein sequence is MAEIVITTAAALTLGLIAHELRIPPLVGFLAAGFLLHLFGFTAFAGLQQVSDIGVVLLLFTIGLKFDLRSLLQPEAHGTAALHMITVVLLGAGTIGAAAAIGIVSVGGGVGTLALLGFALSFSSTVLVVKVLEDRSDDGSYYGQIAIAILVLQDLAAVAFITIAGEEPPSPWAFALVLIVPAVWVLRRILDRAGRGELLVLFGVVMALGPGYVAFESVGIHGDLGALVLGLLFSTHPRAVEMSKALFSVKELFLVGFFVVIGLQAVPTWSDLLMALLLCVVLLPFNFASFYLMGRLFGLRNRTSVRTSLALSNFSEFALIVVAVGVENSLFEDSWLTIIAFAVALGMIGSSLANAYSLQIVAKLDVILPDENESRLRANDKPLDTGDAEVVVLGMGRIGRGAYERFVERGDRSVIGIDNDLTVVEALRADDFNVLEGDATDHEFWHRLVVGGSAHTVVLAMALHDSNTFALEQLRIAGFPGTIAAVVQRPDQAAHFGRAGVHAVINIYSGSGAAVADAAIDSHEDGRRQ
- a CDS encoding shikimate dehydrogenase family protein — encoded protein: MRILAAVLGSPIAHSKSPLLHRAAFAALGMESSEYSRFELEAAELEGFLDSHPDHIGFSLTMPLKDRLVTLAAERGWSVDETAALTAAGNTLVRGKDQVRVANTDVRGIVRAIAPHMESDPSAADGAGAGRATILGAGATAASALVACRDLGITHVDFRVRNPDRARRVLDLAERIGLTASVGDLVRVAPSAIVISTLPAEAAPNPIWEAPVPGGVVLDVAYAAESVFLTAAAAHGLHPVDGTAMLVEQAVAQFEMFLAAAEVDDSAMIANLPSSENLPAGDDLTARVAAAMYAALEGPPARAQD
- the ruvX gene encoding Holliday junction resolvase RuvX; this translates as MSFRRGRRLGLDIGSVRIGVASSDPGGILATPLTVVRRSDEPAALRQLRDIVDEYEPIELLVGDPKSLDGAARAAATSALEFARRIAKATGTSVRLVDERFSTVEAHHALAAAGKSSRQRREIVDAQAAVIILQNALEYEHNTGVPAGREMPDEENDE
- the alaS gene encoding alanine--tRNA ligase produces the protein MKTAEIKQRWLDYFEANGHTVVPSASVISSDPSILFNIAGMVQFIPYLTGREPAPFNRATSVQKCVRTGDIEEVGKTTRHGTFFQMNGNFSFGDYFKRDAIKFAWGLLTNPVAEGGLGFDPELLWATVHEDDSETIDMWLEETSIPRERVQLRDNEDNFWHTGQPGPGGYCSEIYFDRGPDYGVEGGPVADEDRYIEIWNLVFMEFELSEVRSKVDFDIAGDLPAKNIDTGMGLERVAFLLQGVENMYEIDEVFPVIEAASRLAGRAYGEDEHADVQLRVVADHVRSALIIIGDGVRPGNEGRGYILRRLLRRAVRAMRLLGVKEEVLPELLPVSMQAMKLSYPELETDFDRISRVAFAEEKAFLRTLESGTQLFANAAQSLSGDDKTISGDIAFALHDTHGFPIDLTLEMASEAGLNVDESGFRELMSEQRTRAKADAKAKKGGGHADLSAYSALLDEGTSEFVGYDRLEADSRVRGIVVDGVATEVLTTGQIGDVVLDLTPFYAESGGQRADVGLISGHGFTARVSDVQNPVKGLPAHRVEVVDGELRVGDEVLAAVDHDHRFQGAQAHTATHLVHAALREILGSHAVQAGSLNQPGYMRFDYSFPEAPSPQMRSEIEEVANLAVRSNYEVGTEYMSFDDAKKSGAMALFGEKYPNVVRVVDIGGPFSRELCGGTHVGASAEVGPISVLSEASVGSGVRRIEAAVGMDAFRSLAAERTIVSSLSEMLKVPGTDVTSRVSDLMSRLKDAEKEIARLNAQQLLASAGKFLDEAQIVGQTLFVQAELGDIANAGDIRTLVTDLRNRVSDRQAVIVGIGVSNGKPVVVIATTEAARSVGLQAGKLVSLACGELGGGGGGKPDLAQGGGSNPAAIPSAIAAVKAAIQ